From Vibrio artabrorum, a single genomic window includes:
- the uvrD gene encoding DNA helicase II — MIDPSLLLDGLNDKQREAVAAPLENLLILAGAGSGKTRVLVHRIAWLQSVEQASPFSIMSVTFTNKAAAEMRGRIEELMMGSSSGMWNGTFHGICHRILRAHYLDAKLPEDFQIIDSDDQIRLLRRLIKAQNLDEKQWPAKQASWWINGKKDEGLRPSHIDAYHDPITQTWLKIYSAYQEACDRAGLVDFAEILLRSHELLRDKKHIREHYQARFKHILVDEFQDTNNIQYAWLRMMAGPDCRVMIVGDDDQSIYGWRGAKIENIQKFLDEFPGASTVRLEQNYRSTKTILQASNALISNNTERMGKELWTDGNDGEPISVYSAYNELDEARFTVSKIKEWQEKGGALEDTAMLYRNNAQSRVLEEALIQGGLPYRIYGGMRFFERQEIRDALSYLRLMSNRSNDAAFERVVNTPTRGLGDKTLETIRLAARDRGETMWQASIALLEEQVLPGRAAGALSRFIELINALEDDTVELRLHEQTDHVIKSSGLFAMYEQEKGEKSKARIENLEELVTATRQFEKPEEADEMSMLTAFLTHAALEAGEGQADEFDDAVQLMTLHSAKGLEFPMVFMVGVEEGMFPSQMSAEEAGRLEEERRLCYVGMTRAMEKLYITYAEMRRLYGQDKYHKPSRFIRELPETCLDEVRMKAQVSRPASSGRFSQTAVKENFNETGFSLGSRVKHPKFGEGTIINFEGSGPQSRVQVAFNGEGIKWLVTAYARLEQL, encoded by the coding sequence ATGATCGATCCTTCGCTTTTACTCGATGGCCTCAACGATAAACAACGTGAGGCGGTCGCGGCACCTTTAGAAAATCTCCTTATTCTGGCAGGTGCTGGCAGTGGTAAAACGCGAGTGTTGGTGCATCGTATCGCTTGGCTGCAAAGTGTAGAGCAAGCATCACCGTTCTCTATTATGTCGGTTACCTTTACCAACAAAGCGGCAGCAGAGATGCGTGGTCGTATTGAAGAGTTGATGATGGGGAGCTCGTCCGGCATGTGGAACGGCACCTTCCACGGTATCTGTCACCGCATCCTTCGTGCTCACTACCTAGATGCAAAACTGCCAGAAGATTTCCAGATTATCGATTCAGATGATCAAATTCGTTTGTTACGCCGCTTAATCAAGGCGCAAAATCTTGATGAAAAGCAGTGGCCTGCCAAGCAAGCTTCTTGGTGGATCAATGGCAAGAAAGACGAAGGGCTGCGCCCAAGTCACATTGACGCCTACCATGATCCAATCACTCAAACGTGGTTAAAGATCTACTCGGCTTACCAAGAAGCATGTGATCGTGCAGGCTTGGTCGATTTTGCGGAAATCTTGTTGAGATCGCATGAACTATTACGCGATAAGAAACACATCCGCGAACACTACCAAGCTCGCTTTAAGCATATTCTTGTCGACGAATTCCAAGATACTAACAACATCCAGTATGCTTGGCTGCGTATGATGGCAGGCCCAGATTGTCGCGTGATGATCGTGGGTGATGATGACCAATCCATCTATGGCTGGCGCGGCGCTAAAATCGAAAATATTCAGAAGTTCTTGGATGAATTCCCTGGGGCGTCAACGGTTCGACTCGAACAAAACTACCGTTCAACCAAAACCATTCTTCAGGCGTCGAACGCGCTTATCTCGAATAACACCGAACGCATGGGTAAAGAGTTGTGGACCGATGGGAATGATGGCGAGCCAATCTCTGTATATTCAGCTTACAACGAGCTCGATGAAGCGCGTTTCACGGTCAGCAAAATCAAAGAGTGGCAAGAGAAAGGCGGTGCGCTAGAAGATACCGCGATGCTTTATCGTAATAACGCCCAATCGCGTGTTCTTGAAGAAGCTTTGATTCAAGGGGGGCTACCTTACCGAATCTATGGTGGCATGCGATTCTTCGAACGTCAGGAAATCAGAGATGCCTTGAGCTACCTGCGTTTAATGAGTAATCGCAGCAATGATGCAGCGTTCGAACGTGTCGTCAATACGCCAACGCGTGGCTTGGGCGATAAAACGTTAGAAACGATTCGCCTTGCAGCGCGTGATCGTGGTGAAACCATGTGGCAGGCCAGTATTGCTCTGCTAGAAGAGCAAGTGTTACCCGGCCGTGCCGCTGGTGCTTTGAGCCGCTTTATTGAACTGATTAATGCACTTGAAGATGATACGGTAGAACTGAGGCTTCATGAGCAAACCGACCACGTGATTAAATCGTCGGGTCTGTTCGCGATGTACGAGCAAGAGAAGGGCGAGAAGTCGAAGGCACGTATTGAGAACTTGGAAGAATTAGTAACGGCAACGCGTCAGTTTGAAAAGCCAGAAGAAGCAGACGAGATGAGTATGCTAACAGCATTCTTAACGCATGCGGCTTTAGAAGCGGGTGAAGGTCAAGCTGATGAGTTTGATGACGCGGTACAGTTAATGACTCTGCACAGTGCCAAAGGCCTAGAGTTCCCAATGGTATTCATGGTCGGCGTGGAAGAAGGCATGTTCCCAAGCCAGATGTCGGCAGAAGAAGCAGGGCGTTTAGAGGAAGAGCGTCGCCTGTGTTATGTCGGCATGACTCGCGCGATGGAGAAGCTTTACATTACTTACGCTGAGATGCGTCGTTTGTATGGCCAAGATAAGTACCACAAACCATCACGCTTTATTCGTGAACTGCCAGAGACCTGTCTGGATGAAGTACGCATGAAGGCGCAAGTGAGTCGTCCTGCAAGTAGTGGGCGTTTTAGCCAAACCGCCGTGAAAGAGAACTTTAACGAAACAGGCTTTAGCTTGGGTTCTCGCGTTAAGCACCCTAAGTTTGGTGAAGGCACCATCATCAATTTCGAGGGAAGTGGCCCACAAAGCCGAGTTCAAGTCGCGTTTAATGGTGAAGGCATTAAATGGTTAGTCACCGCTTACGCTCGTTTAGAGCAGCTTTAA
- a CDS encoding BufA1 family periplasmic bufferin-type metallophore translates to MKNSNLAITAAITSVLAFGGAVLTSAPAAAAEKEKCYGVAKAGQNDCATKTSSCAGTAKEDNQSDAFVVVPKGLCGKLSGGNTQSS, encoded by the coding sequence ATGAAAAATTCTAATCTTGCTATTACAGCAGCAATCACAAGCGTACTCGCGTTCGGTGGTGCAGTGCTTACATCGGCACCTGCAGCCGCCGCAGAAAAAGAAAAATGCTACGGCGTGGCAAAAGCTGGCCAAAATGATTGTGCAACCAAAACAAGTTCATGTGCGGGTACAGCCAAAGAAGACAACCAATCCGATGCCTTCGTGGTCGTTCCTAAAGGACTGTGTGGCAAGTTATCAGGTGGCAACACTCAATCATCATAA
- the bufB gene encoding MNIO family bufferin maturase yields MTQTLHPNAGVGLRTPHLDFFSQNPALVSWLEVHSENYFFAQSPQRQQLREIRRARNISCHGVGLSLGSVERINQHHLMQLKDLIDDIDPFLVSDHLSWSQTGGHYFNDLLPLPYTEEALDIFCRNVIEVQDSLQRPMLIENPSSYLAFKHSTIPEWEFLAEVQKRTECRLLLDFNNIFVSSFNHNFSCEEYLRGIPADKVEEIHLAGFTKKTLEQGEIWIDTHSKPVCDEVWQLYTQWIEQHGSRHTLIEWDLDIPEPQILLAEAAKASERLYQQDIINQRSRAS; encoded by the coding sequence GTGACTCAAACTCTTCACCCCAACGCAGGGGTTGGCCTTAGAACACCGCACTTGGACTTCTTTAGCCAAAATCCAGCCTTAGTAAGTTGGTTAGAAGTTCACAGCGAGAACTACTTCTTCGCTCAATCACCGCAACGCCAACAACTCAGAGAAATTCGGCGCGCACGCAACATCAGTTGTCACGGTGTAGGACTGTCTCTCGGTTCTGTTGAGCGCATCAATCAACATCATCTGATGCAATTAAAAGACCTGATTGATGATATCGACCCCTTCTTGGTTTCTGATCATCTCAGCTGGAGCCAGACTGGCGGGCATTACTTTAATGACTTGTTACCGCTGCCTTATACCGAAGAAGCGCTAGACATCTTTTGTCGCAATGTCATCGAAGTTCAAGACAGCCTGCAACGCCCTATGCTGATTGAGAACCCATCGAGCTACCTTGCCTTCAAACACTCAACCATCCCTGAGTGGGAATTTTTAGCCGAGGTACAGAAGCGTACCGAGTGTCGCCTACTGCTCGATTTCAATAATATTTTTGTCTCATCTTTTAATCATAACTTCAGCTGTGAAGAGTATCTAAGGGGAATACCGGCAGACAAAGTGGAAGAGATTCACTTGGCAGGCTTCACTAAGAAGACACTCGAACAAGGTGAGATCTGGATAGACACCCACAGCAAGCCTGTCTGCGATGAAGTGTGGCAACTGTACACCCAATGGATAGAACAACATGGTTCACGCCATACCTTGATAGAGTGGGATTTAGATATCCCTGAACCACAAATCTTATTGGCTGAGGCTGCCAAAGCCAGTGAGCGCTTGTATCAACAAGACATCATCAATCAAAGGAGTCGCGCCTCATGA
- a CDS encoding HvfC/BufC N-terminal domain-containing protein, with product MSHSLAEVQLEFANALRYQNNGEHCDIVSDHFTDEQRIQIYRNNFVISLSEVLAATYPLTEMLVGEECFQQMARQHILRYPSTTGDVSGYGEHFAQTIQTFPAVIEAAPYLAEVALYEWQKDSLVRCLSKSHIDQRPLAGLADVPPEQQGALVFHLKDSITLIHSSYTIIGLEHAIYQQQLDGLDINQPEYGVLIRAENAQIESHHLSEECHQLLREFQSGQMLAAIDPSLLQHLNAVMALNVISGFSINAELET from the coding sequence ATGAGTCACTCCCTAGCAGAAGTTCAATTGGAGTTTGCTAACGCCCTACGCTATCAAAACAATGGTGAGCACTGCGACATAGTGAGCGACCACTTTACCGATGAACAGCGCATCCAAATTTACCGCAATAACTTTGTGATTAGCTTGAGCGAAGTACTCGCGGCAACCTACCCACTCACCGAGATGTTAGTCGGCGAAGAGTGCTTCCAGCAGATGGCTCGTCAGCATATCTTACGTTATCCATCAACCACTGGTGATGTCAGCGGTTACGGAGAACATTTTGCACAAACCATCCAAACCTTTCCTGCGGTTATTGAGGCAGCACCTTATCTTGCTGAAGTGGCTTTGTATGAATGGCAAAAAGACAGCTTGGTGAGGTGTCTTTCAAAATCACATATCGACCAACGTCCTCTTGCTGGTTTAGCTGATGTGCCACCAGAGCAACAAGGCGCTTTAGTCTTTCATCTCAAAGATTCTATAACGCTCATTCATTCGAGCTATACGATTATCGGACTTGAACACGCTATCTATCAGCAACAACTCGATGGATTAGACATTAACCAACCTGAGTATGGGGTGTTAATACGAGCGGAGAATGCTCAGATTGAGAGTCATCACTTGAGTGAAGAATGCCATCAACTACTGCGCGAATTTCAATCAGGCCAAATGCTCGCAGCGATAGATCCTTCATTACTACAACATCTGAATGCTGTCATGGCACTTAACGTCATCTCAGGCTTTTCAATCAATGCCGAATTGGAGACATAA
- a CDS encoding DoxX family protein, producing the protein MDNNTVTNMMAQYDRLIEKSQALFVPVLLLFCRLWVAWVFFNSGLTKIATWDSTLYLFELEYHVPLLPWELAAYMGTAAELILPVFLVLGLLTRPMAALLFVFNIIAVVSYPVLWAQGFYDHQLWGLMILIVVVWGAGPFSLDRILKAQFRG; encoded by the coding sequence ATGGATAACAACACAGTCACGAACATGATGGCTCAATACGACCGTTTGATTGAGAAATCACAGGCACTCTTTGTTCCGGTGCTACTGCTATTTTGTCGCCTATGGGTGGCGTGGGTATTCTTTAATTCTGGCCTCACCAAAATAGCGACTTGGGATAGCACTCTTTACTTGTTTGAGTTGGAATACCACGTGCCACTGCTACCTTGGGAGTTAGCCGCCTACATGGGTACCGCAGCTGAATTGATTCTGCCGGTATTCTTGGTGCTTGGCCTATTAACACGACCTATGGCAGCGCTGCTGTTCGTTTTCAATATCATTGCGGTCGTGTCTTACCCAGTATTATGGGCGCAAGGCTTCTATGATCATCAGTTGTGGGGATTAATGATTCTTATCGTCGTGGTATGGGGCGCTGGGCCATTCTCACTTGATAGAATTTTGAAAGCACAGTTTAGAGGTTAG
- the tsrA gene encoding H-NS-like global regulator TsrA: protein MSLTTYEMARVLEQMEDAPEKVMFGKLLKELGNQSEERIRSAAKQVPIDTLRDIIYQFQRVVESRKGEQVQLLAKELAEQGISAEELQAFLNK, encoded by the coding sequence ATGTCATTAACAACCTACGAAATGGCGCGCGTCTTAGAACAAATGGAAGATGCACCTGAAAAGGTCATGTTTGGTAAACTGCTGAAAGAGCTAGGCAACCAAAGTGAAGAGCGTATTCGCAGTGCGGCAAAACAAGTTCCAATCGATACTTTGCGAGACATCATTTACCAATTTCAGCGTGTGGTAGAGTCTCGTAAGGGTGAGCAGGTTCAGCTACTAGCAAAAGAGCTAGCTGAGCAAGGTATCTCTGCTGAAGAGTTACAAGCTTTTCTTAATAAGTAG
- a CDS encoding multidrug effflux MFS transporter, which translates to MPSNALPTPSKLQVALLAMLVLFSPLAIDIYLPALPQISTAFHVEHARAQDTITWFLFAMGVGQLFAGPLADKLGRRTVALGGVSIYALSACLAWAAQSIDMMLMARLLQGLGACATSVAAFATVRDLFGPAKSGRMISYLNGAICFIPALAPILGAWLTQQFGWRSNFSFMAVFAVVVGIILFFQMRESNPTTEKVAVFKLERYWSVLKTPSFLFHATLCLMAMAVILAYVTSAPVVLMENLGLTMNEFTFWFGVNAAINIAAAFTAPKFMDRFGTYKALVIGISTLGLAGVIMLVLADHASAIAFMLPIFLSSVGFAWILGAAAGKALEPFGDRAGTAAALLGLFQMSGSGLLVGTMQRFDLTSQVMIALQMFLIVPALLVLTSKAGKSWHATFAKA; encoded by the coding sequence GTGCCTTCTAACGCGCTTCCAACCCCTAGTAAACTGCAGGTTGCTTTATTGGCAATGCTGGTTCTATTTAGTCCTCTGGCTATTGATATCTATTTACCTGCACTGCCACAAATATCGACAGCGTTTCACGTGGAACATGCTCGAGCACAAGATACGATTACTTGGTTTTTATTTGCTATGGGTGTCGGCCAACTATTTGCAGGCCCCTTGGCTGATAAGTTAGGACGTCGAACCGTTGCATTGGGAGGTGTTAGTATCTATGCATTGAGCGCTTGCTTGGCGTGGGCAGCTCAATCGATAGATATGATGCTAATGGCTCGGCTGCTACAAGGCTTAGGCGCTTGTGCGACTTCTGTAGCGGCCTTTGCAACGGTTCGCGATCTATTTGGCCCAGCAAAGAGTGGTCGCATGATCAGTTATCTGAATGGTGCAATTTGCTTTATTCCAGCGTTAGCACCGATTCTTGGTGCTTGGCTAACTCAACAGTTTGGTTGGCGATCGAACTTCAGCTTTATGGCTGTTTTCGCTGTCGTGGTTGGCATCATTTTGTTTTTCCAGATGAGAGAGTCTAATCCGACGACAGAAAAGGTGGCGGTGTTCAAGCTTGAGCGATACTGGTCAGTATTGAAAACACCATCATTCCTTTTCCACGCAACCTTGTGTCTGATGGCGATGGCGGTCATCCTCGCTTATGTAACCTCGGCCCCGGTTGTGTTGATGGAAAATCTAGGTTTGACCATGAATGAATTTACTTTCTGGTTTGGTGTGAATGCCGCGATTAACATTGCTGCCGCTTTCACTGCTCCAAAATTTATGGACCGTTTTGGCACTTATAAAGCACTGGTTATTGGTATCTCAACATTGGGGCTAGCGGGCGTGATTATGTTAGTGCTTGCTGACCACGCTAGCGCGATAGCATTCATGTTGCCAATCTTTTTATCTTCAGTGGGTTTTGCTTGGATTCTCGGTGCGGCGGCAGGTAAGGCGCTTGAACCTTTCGGTGACCGAGCGGGGACTGCCGCTGCACTGCTTGGCTTGTTTCAAATGAGTGGCTCTGGACTATTAGTCGGTACCATGCAACGTTTTGATTTAACGTCTCAAGTGATGATTGCGCTGCAAATGTTCCTAATTGTTCCAGCATTGTTAGTGCTCACTAGCAAAGCGGGTAAGTCGTGGCACGCGACGTTTGCTAAGGCGTAA
- a CDS encoding LysR family transcriptional regulator has protein sequence MNIEKLSRLDLNLLVCLQVLMEELSVTRTAHRLCLSQSAVSKSLAKLREQFNDPLFTRSAHGLRPTPKAVFLKPRLETLINQLEVLTQPETFIPNNSDHSFHIAAVESVYPLILPHFLPAIFRQAPKVNINTHAWTEQTFKKLQLGELDIGLTGKDIDINDARLTMLPPDDICEQEIYRDAQMCVLRRNHPALNGKWDLETYLAQRHVQVRCDGNDRWLLDYKLADLGQQRDIAISVPDFNSAASLCTYTDFVFTAPSHFTYLVAKQLDLVVVPLPMEFPPMAYTLFWHRDRENDPALSWLRDIIKEKTLHLR, from the coding sequence ATGAATATAGAGAAACTGTCACGCCTCGATTTAAACCTACTCGTTTGCCTACAGGTGCTGATGGAAGAGCTGAGCGTCACACGTACCGCGCATCGATTGTGTTTGAGCCAATCGGCAGTGAGCAAATCACTAGCCAAGCTTCGTGAGCAGTTTAATGATCCCCTTTTCACGCGAAGCGCTCATGGCCTGCGGCCAACACCGAAGGCGGTTTTTCTCAAGCCTCGACTAGAAACCTTGATCAATCAACTCGAAGTGCTCACTCAGCCTGAGACATTCATTCCCAATAACAGCGACCACAGCTTTCACATCGCTGCCGTTGAGAGTGTTTACCCACTGATTCTTCCGCACTTCTTACCAGCAATATTTCGACAAGCACCTAAGGTCAATATCAACACCCACGCGTGGACCGAGCAAACCTTTAAGAAGCTACAGCTTGGCGAGTTAGATATTGGACTGACCGGCAAAGATATCGACATTAACGATGCACGTTTAACCATGCTGCCGCCAGACGACATCTGCGAGCAAGAGATCTATCGCGATGCACAGATGTGTGTGTTAAGACGCAACCACCCCGCTCTGAATGGTAAATGGGATCTAGAAACCTACCTTGCGCAGCGCCATGTACAAGTAAGATGTGATGGTAACGATCGTTGGTTGCTGGATTACAAACTTGCCGACCTTGGTCAGCAACGTGATATCGCAATTTCAGTTCCAGACTTCAATAGTGCGGCAAGCTTGTGCACCTACACCGACTTTGTTTTTACCGCACCCAGTCATTTCACTTACCTTGTCGCCAAGCAGCTGGACTTAGTGGTTGTGCCTTTACCCATGGAGTTTCCACCGATGGCATACACCCTTTTTTGGCATCGTGATAGAGAAAACGATCCAGCCTTATCTTGGCTGCGGGATATCATTAAAGAAAAAACCCTGCATCTTAGATAA
- a CDS encoding aminopeptidase P family protein, producing MHNITAERVAAVRAWLEVSNLDAVIIPHEDEYLGEYVPAHNERLHWLTGFTGSAGAAVITRENAAIFVDGRYTVQVRKQVPAELFEYRHLIEEPALDWIIDSLAQGSKVAFDPRMHTAAWLKGAQTKLAEKVELITLSSNPIDELWSDRPEPVVSDVRLMATDAVGQSSESKRSEIAGLLKAKRADAAILTELDSICWLLNIRGLDVSRLPVVLSNAIIHADESIDFFLDPARIPAGFEAHVGKGIRVSHPSELEARLQSLEGKNVSVDSGTSNAWYTLVLQNAGAHVIEAADPCLMPKATKNETEIAGMKACHIRDGVAMAKFLSWIDAEVAQGNLHNEAVLADKVQSFREQDPTLMDLSFDTISAAGGNAAMCHYNHENQPEPGQLELNTLYLVDSGGQYLDGTTDITRTIAIGQPSNEMIQQFTLALKGHIGIARARFPQGTRGFQLDTLARQHLWAEGFDYDHGTGHGVGHFLSVHEGPQSISKKLIDVPLVEGMVLSNEPGYYRADEFGIRIENLELVVELPTQGDFSVLTFESLTRCPIDKRNINVDLLTRPELAWLNDYHQKVWNDVSPLVEGDTLEWLRQSTTPLAHA from the coding sequence ATGCACAATATTACTGCTGAACGCGTTGCTGCAGTTCGAGCTTGGCTTGAAGTAAGCAACCTAGATGCTGTTATCATTCCACACGAAGACGAATATCTAGGTGAATACGTTCCAGCTCATAACGAGCGACTTCACTGGTTGACAGGTTTCACTGGCTCTGCTGGTGCAGCCGTTATCACTCGAGAGAACGCTGCCATTTTTGTTGATGGTCGCTACACGGTTCAGGTTCGTAAGCAGGTACCAGCAGAGTTATTTGAGTATCGCCACCTTATTGAAGAACCGGCTTTAGATTGGATCATCGATTCCCTAGCACAAGGCAGCAAAGTCGCATTCGACCCACGCATGCACACAGCAGCTTGGTTGAAAGGTGCGCAAACTAAACTGGCAGAGAAAGTTGAACTAATAACACTATCTTCAAATCCAATTGATGAGCTTTGGTCTGATCGCCCAGAGCCAGTAGTCTCTGATGTTCGCTTAATGGCAACAGATGCCGTAGGCCAATCAAGTGAAAGCAAACGCTCTGAGATTGCTGGCTTACTAAAAGCTAAAAGGGCTGATGCCGCTATTCTTACGGAACTCGATTCAATCTGTTGGTTGCTTAACATTCGTGGTTTGGACGTATCTCGCCTACCTGTTGTGTTATCCAACGCGATCATTCACGCCGATGAAAGCATAGACTTCTTCCTAGACCCTGCTCGTATTCCTGCAGGCTTTGAAGCACACGTCGGTAAGGGTATTCGTGTATCTCACCCATCAGAGCTTGAAGCGCGTCTTCAATCTTTAGAAGGTAAAAATGTATCTGTCGATTCAGGTACGAGTAACGCTTGGTACACGCTGGTTCTACAAAATGCTGGTGCTCATGTTATTGAAGCAGCAGACCCATGCCTAATGCCAAAAGCGACCAAGAATGAAACTGAAATTGCCGGCATGAAAGCGTGTCACATTCGTGATGGTGTTGCGATGGCGAAGTTCCTATCTTGGATTGACGCAGAAGTCGCGCAAGGTAACCTGCACAACGAAGCGGTACTAGCAGACAAAGTACAATCATTCCGCGAGCAAGACCCAACGCTGATGGACCTTAGTTTTGATACAATTTCAGCAGCAGGCGGCAACGCAGCAATGTGTCACTACAACCACGAGAACCAACCTGAACCGGGTCAATTAGAATTAAACACTCTGTACTTAGTCGATTCAGGCGGTCAATATTTAGATGGTACAACCGACATCACCCGTACTATCGCGATCGGCCAACCAAGCAACGAAATGATCCAGCAGTTTACTCTCGCACTGAAAGGTCACATCGGCATTGCACGTGCACGTTTCCCACAGGGTACTCGTGGTTTCCAGCTTGATACCCTAGCGCGTCAGCACTTATGGGCAGAAGGTTTCGACTACGACCACGGCACAGGTCACGGTGTTGGCCACTTCCTAAGTGTTCATGAAGGACCACAAAGCATCTCTAAGAAGCTAATCGACGTACCGCTTGTTGAAGGCATGGTGTTATCCAACGAGCCGGGTTACTACCGTGCTGATGAATTTGGTATTCGTATCGAAAACCTAGAGCTCGTGGTTGAGCTGCCAACTCAAGGTGACTTCTCAGTACTAACGTTTGAGTCACTAACACGCTGCCCTATCGATAAGCGCAACATCAACGTTGATCTACTGACACGACCTGAACTTGCATGGTTGAACGATTACCACCAGAAAGTATGGAACGATGTTAGCCCATTAGTTGAAGGTGATACATTGGAATGGTTACGCCAATCAACCACTCCATTGGCTCACGCTTAA
- the thiH gene encoding 2-iminoacetate synthase ThiH has product MTFVDRFKQLNWDDIGMSIFSKTAADVERALSKPKRNLEDFKALISPAAEPYLEQMAQQSLALTRKRFGNTMSLYIPLYLSNLCANACTYCGFSMENRIKRRTLTLDEIDAESAAIKKMKFDSVLLVTGEHETKVGMKYFREVLPNIKAQFNYLAMEVQPLDQDDYAELKTLGLDAVMVYQETYQPRTYAEHHLRGNKMDFEYRLETPDRLAKAGIDKIGIGALIGLEDWRTDCFFVAAHLDYLERTYWQTRYSISFPRLRPCEGGSSSGGLQPKSIMSDKQLVQLICAYRLLNPEVELSLSTRESATFRDNVLPLGITSMSAASKTQPGGYASDEEELEQFEISDERSAAVVEAMIRYRGFDPVWRDWHSAYSG; this is encoded by the coding sequence ATGACGTTTGTTGATCGATTTAAACAGCTCAACTGGGATGACATTGGTATGTCCATCTTCAGTAAAACGGCGGCGGATGTGGAGCGTGCGCTGAGTAAGCCTAAACGTAATTTAGAAGACTTTAAGGCTCTTATCTCTCCGGCAGCAGAACCTTATTTAGAGCAGATGGCACAACAATCATTGGCACTCACACGCAAGCGATTCGGCAATACAATGTCGTTGTATATTCCATTGTACCTCTCAAACCTGTGCGCTAACGCGTGCACGTATTGCGGCTTCTCAATGGAGAACCGTATTAAGCGTCGCACACTTACTTTGGATGAAATCGATGCTGAAAGTGCGGCTATCAAAAAGATGAAGTTTGATAGTGTACTGTTGGTGACTGGTGAACATGAAACCAAGGTCGGAATGAAGTACTTCCGTGAAGTGCTACCGAATATTAAGGCACAATTTAACTATCTTGCGATGGAAGTGCAGCCGCTTGATCAAGATGACTACGCGGAACTTAAAACCCTTGGCTTAGATGCTGTGATGGTTTATCAAGAGACTTATCAGCCAAGAACTTATGCTGAACACCACTTACGTGGCAATAAAATGGATTTTGAATATCGACTTGAAACCCCTGATCGTTTGGCAAAAGCGGGTATTGATAAGATAGGGATTGGTGCTTTGATTGGCTTAGAAGATTGGCGAACGGACTGCTTTTTCGTAGCGGCTCACTTAGACTATCTTGAACGTACTTACTGGCAAACGCGTTACTCGATTTCATTTCCACGTCTTCGTCCGTGTGAGGGGGGAAGTTCTAGTGGTGGATTACAGCCGAAGTCGATCATGAGTGATAAGCAGTTAGTGCAACTTATCTGTGCGTATCGCTTGTTGAACCCTGAGGTTGAGTTGTCTCTTTCGACTCGCGAGTCAGCGACGTTCCGCGATAATGTGTTGCCGTTAGGTATCACCAGTATGTCGGCTGCATCAAAAACGCAACCAGGTGGCTATGCTTCGGATGAAGAAGAACTCGAGCAATTCGAGATCAGTGATGAAAGAAGTGCAGCTGTTGTTGAGGCTATGATTCGTTACAGAGGTTTCGACCCAGTGTGGCGAGACTGGCACAGCGCTTACTCAGGCTAA
- a CDS encoding thiazole synthase, which yields MLTIADKTFQSRLFTGTGKFANKHLMASAIEASGSQLATMALKRVDIRSEQDDILQPIIDAGVNLLPNTSGAKNARDAIFAAHLAREALGTNWLKLEIHPDPKYLMPDPIETLKAAEQLVKDGFVVLPYCHADPVLCKRLEEAGCAAVMPLGAPIGSNKGIASADFLEIIIDQANVPVIVDAGIGAPSHAARAMEMGADAVLVNTAIAASQQPVDMAIAFKLAVEAGRMAYLAGLAGQVSHAVASSPLTSFLDE from the coding sequence ATGTTAACTATCGCAGATAAAACGTTTCAATCTCGACTCTTCACTGGAACGGGTAAGTTCGCGAATAAGCACTTGATGGCGAGTGCTATCGAAGCTTCCGGTTCTCAACTTGCCACCATGGCGTTGAAGAGGGTTGATATTCGCTCTGAGCAAGATGATATTTTACAGCCGATCATTGATGCTGGCGTGAACTTGCTACCCAATACCTCTGGGGCGAAGAACGCGAGGGATGCCATCTTTGCTGCACATTTGGCTCGCGAAGCGCTAGGCACAAATTGGCTCAAACTGGAAATTCACCCAGATCCAAAGTACTTGATGCCAGACCCAATAGAGACATTAAAAGCGGCAGAGCAACTGGTTAAAGATGGCTTTGTTGTATTGCCTTACTGTCATGCCGACCCTGTATTGTGTAAGCGCCTAGAAGAGGCAGGTTGTGCTGCTGTAATGCCGCTTGGTGCACCGATTGGTTCTAATAAAGGAATCGCGTCAGCTGACTTCTTAGAGATCATTATCGACCAAGCGAACGTCCCTGTGATTGTTGACGCGGGGATTGGTGCGCCTTCTCATGCTGCTCGTGCTATGGAAATGGGCGCGGATGCCGTGTTAGTGAATACTGCGATTGCGGCTTCTCAACAACCCGTTGACATGGCGATTGCCTTTAAACTGGCCGTTGAAGCTGGGCGTATGGCTTACCTCGCAGGTCTCGCTGGTCAGGTATCTCACGCGGTTGCTTCTAGCCCGCTAACTTCATTTCTAGACGAGTAG